The Rothia sp. SD9660Na DNA segment CCCAGAGGCCGTTGCCATATTCCTTGAGCGGTAGAGCCCATACCAAAGGCCGGTTACCCTAACGGTAACCGGCCTTCTTGTGTGTGAGCCCTAGTAGGCACCGTCCTTGGCAAAAACTGCGCGGACGGTGCGGACGAGAATGACGATATCGCTCATAACCGACCAGTTCTCAACATAGTAGAGGTCTAGGCGAATAGACTCTTCCCACGAAAGATTCGAGCGGCCAGAGACCTGCCAGAGGCCGGTAATGCCGGGTTTGACCAACAGGCGGCGATAGGCGTCCTCTTCGTACTGCTCAACCTCAGAAGGCAGCGGTGGGCGGGGCCCCACAAGCGACATATCGCCCACAAAGACGTTCCACAGCTGTGGAAGCTCATCGATAGAGTACTTGCGGATGAACTTGCCGATCTTAGTGATACGGGGGTCATCCGCCATCTTAAAGAGCACACCGTTACCCTCGTTCTGGTCCATGAGTTCCTTCTTGAGCTCTTCGGCGTTGGTCACCATGGAGCGGAACTTAATCATGTGGAAGGGGGTGCCGCGGTAGCCAACGCGTTCCTGAAGGAAGAAGATGGGGCCGCCGTCCTTTTTGACCAGCAGGGCAACCGGAACCAGCAAGGGGGCCAGGAAAATTAGGCCAAGGCCTGAGGCTACAACATCGATAGCTCGCTTAATTAGGGCCTGCATGCCTTCGATGCGGGGAGTGTGAACGTGAATCAGGGGCACACCGTTGAGGGGCTGGGTATGGATGCGGGGGCCCGCAATATCGGTCATGGCAGGTGCCATGATGAGTGCGACGTGGGCAGCTGCCAGCGCCCAGCCCAGACGGCGCAACTCTGCGGGGTTGAGGCCGTGGCCGGTGGAGACAGCTACCGCGTGAATATTGTTCTCACGGACTACCTTGAGGACCTCGGCTGCATCGGGTGAGTAGCCCAGGGTCGGGATAGCCCCCTCGGCGAGCTGGGTGCCGGGACGCGAACGGGGAAGGTATGCTGCCACCGGTGAGAGGCCTGAGGCACGGGCCCCCTGGAGGGTCTTGTAGAGGTGCTCGCCCGAGGCTGAGTCGCCGATAATCATGACGCGGGAAAGTGCGCGCCCCTTATACCGCCAGTGAACGAGCCAGCGGCGCACCCCCCAGCGGGCGCAGAGAAGTAGAACAATGCCGATGGGGTAGGCTAGCACAACGTAGGTGCGGGCAAAATCAATTTTGGTCAGGTAGGAGAAGATTGCGATGACCGCGAAGAAGTAGGTTGTTGCTTTAGTGATTAGTCGGTACTCATCAACGCCATGACCTAAATAGCGGATATTGCGACTGTTAGCAATCGAGAGGGCAAAAAACCAGATAAGGCCAAGCAGAATTCCGGTACCTACATAACCGAGGGGTAGGCTTGCCCGTCCCATGACCTCTGAATTTTGAAAGCCGAAACTAGCGATATGAGCTAGCGCGATGGAGAGCGCGATGGCTAAAGTATCAGCAAGGTAAAGGGCCCCCTTGATTTTGGGGTGCCAGGTGCGGCGGTTACGGGTTTCTGCCCACCGCTCCTCGATGTACTGTTCGTTCACTAGTGTGTATTCCCCTAAAGATGGTGCCTGCGCCGAGTGCGAGAGTGGTGTGGGCAGACCTGTACGATTAGGTTTTTAATACTACAGTGCCAGCTGTCTTAAGAGCAGACTGATTTCCTGAAATATGCTTCACACTTTCAGCTGAAAATAACTTATCTTTGCTGGTCAAGGTGCCTTTAGCTGGTGAGGTCAGCTTCTGCCAGGATAAAATCTATCACCGGTTCGTAGAGGTGCGGGGTGACGTTATCGTCCATGGGCACAGCAACGAGAATCTGCCCCTGTTCGGCAGAGATAAAGAGCCCGGGGTCGTTGCAGTCTGCAATACCGATGGTAGGGATCCCCGCGGAGGCCGCGTACCCGGCGAGCCCGTGGTCGGCGATGACGAGACCCGGGGTAATCCCTCGCTCTTGGAGCTGTTCCAACGCTAGTTGCATGGGCCCGGGAAAATGGGTGTGCTGTAGATTGCCGTACTGCTCGAACATGATGACGTCAAATATTTGGCGGATATCGCCGTCCAGAAAGCGGTCGCCCTCCTCGATGGTCAGGACGGTTGCCCCATGAGTTTTGGCTGCTGCTGCAAGACGGGCGTAGATAGGGAAGAGGCCTGCGGGGTGGCCGGTGGCAAAAAGCAGGCTTTTGCCCGCCCGTACTGCGTCACCGAAGATACGGGCGTACTCGGTGAGCCCATCAATACAGAGGTCAGCGCTGATGGTGTCTTGGCCTTCCCTGTGGTTGGGGTCGGCGCTGGTCCCAACCCGTCGCGCCATGAGTTCAAAGATATCGTCAACAGTCCAGTCCCTAATCCACTTCACACCGAATTCCAGGTGTTCATTGCCTTCAACAAATCCCTGCATATGAGCAAGGTTGTTTTCACGGGCCGTTGCTACGTTTCCGGTAATGCGTGATGCGTTGAGATAGTCAGCAAATTCCTGGCGAGTCATTGAGAAGGTCATGCGGTTCTCCTAAGAGCGGGTGAGAGTCTGATAGAGGTCGAGGAAGTTTTGGGCTGTTGCCTGCCAGGTAAAGCTGCGAGCGCGTTTGGCCCCGGCTTCTCCCCAGCTCCTGCGTAGCTGGGGGTTGGCGATGAGCCGCGCGATGGCGTCCGCCCAGGCGGCGGGCGTCCGCTGGGCTACCAACAGACCGGTGACGCCGTCAGCTACTGCCTCTCTTAGCCCGTCCACCTTGCTAGCAAGCACCGGAGCGCCGCAGGCAGAGGCCTCCAGGGCGACCAGGCCAAAGGTTTCTGAGGATGAAGGACAGGCAACGATATCTGCCTGGCGGAAGGCCTGGGCTAGATTCGGGGCCGGGAGCGGGTGGAACAGACGGATGCGGTCAGACAGCCCCAGCTCCTCTGCCCGAGCCACTAGATTCTGTTCGTAGCTGGTACCTGAGGTGCCAATGATATCGAGGGTAACTTCTAAGCCCTGCGGTATCAGGGCTAGAGCCTCCACTAGCAGGTGGGGACCCTTGAGATGCTGGGGGCGGCCGGCAAAGACCAGGTGGGCTGCGGCGTCCTGCCCTTGATGAAGAGGGCGGACGCTGTTGCTCGGGGAGAAAACAGAAAGGTCAACGCCGGGGGGCACTGTCACCAACTGGGACTCCTCTGCCCCGTAGAAGTCTCGCATCTGGGCAGCTTCATACTCCGTATTGACCACTAGAGCGGCGGCCCTACGGGCCAGAGCCTGCTCACCGCGCAAGCGTACCTCGGGTTCCG contains these protein-coding regions:
- a CDS encoding sugar transferase; translation: MNEQYIEERWAETRNRRTWHPKIKGALYLADTLAIALSIALAHIASFGFQNSEVMGRASLPLGYVGTGILLGLIWFFALSIANSRNIRYLGHGVDEYRLITKATTYFFAVIAIFSYLTKIDFARTYVVLAYPIGIVLLLCARWGVRRWLVHWRYKGRALSRVMIIGDSASGEHLYKTLQGARASGLSPVAAYLPRSRPGTQLAEGAIPTLGYSPDAAEVLKVVRENNIHAVAVSTGHGLNPAELRRLGWALAAAHVALIMAPAMTDIAGPRIHTQPLNGVPLIHVHTPRIEGMQALIKRAIDVVASGLGLIFLAPLLVPVALLVKKDGGPIFFLQERVGYRGTPFHMIKFRSMVTNAEELKKELMDQNEGNGVLFKMADDPRITKIGKFIRKYSIDELPQLWNVFVGDMSLVGPRPPLPSEVEQYEEDAYRRLLVKPGITGLWQVSGRSNLSWEESIRLDLYYVENWSVMSDIVILVRTVRAVFAKDGAY
- a CDS encoding phosphatase, whose translation is MTFSMTRQEFADYLNASRITGNVATARENNLAHMQGFVEGNEHLEFGVKWIRDWTVDDIFELMARRVGTSADPNHREGQDTISADLCIDGLTEYARIFGDAVRAGKSLLFATGHPAGLFPIYARLAAAAKTHGATVLTIEEGDRFLDGDIRQIFDVIMFEQYGNLQHTHFPGPMQLALEQLQERGITPGLVIADHGLAGYAASAGIPTIGIADCNDPGLFISAEQGQILVAVPMDDNVTPHLYEPVIDFILAEADLTS
- a CDS encoding glycosyltransferase produces the protein MSFSFPLHLHIFSMHTSPLAQPGSGDAGGMNVYIERSLATLLEANPQLTVEVFTLATSRERAGRVQYHERATVTALYLPEAEGARKEDLPELVPGFAMAVRAIALRPPQIIHSHYWLSGLAALAAYPQVPLVHTMHTTAAAKNARLGEGERPEPEVRLRGEQALARRAAALVVNTEYEAAQMRDFYGAEESQLVTVPPGVDLSVFSPSNSVRPLHQGQDAAAHLVFAGRPQHLKGPHLLVEALALIPQGLEVTLDIIGTSGTSYEQNLVARAEELGLSDRIRLFHPLPAPNLAQAFRQADIVACPSSSETFGLVALEASACGAPVLASKVDGLREAVADGVTGLLVAQRTPAAWADAIARLIANPQLRRSWGEAGAKRARSFTWQATAQNFLDLYQTLTRS